The nucleotide sequence GTCGCGGGCGTCCAGGCGGCCGACGTCAAGGTCGGCGCTCCCATGCCCGAATTCAGCTTGAAAGGGGAGGACGGGAAGGTCTACAATCTCGAGTCGATCAAGGGAAAGAAGACGGTCTTCACCTTCATGCAGGCGGCGTGCTCGGCGTGCCGCGGAGAGGTCGTCCTGTTGAACGACCTCGCCAAGGTGGCGAAGGACGTCCTCTTCCTCCCGATCTCGGTCGACATGGGGGGAGCGAAGGCCCTTGAGCGGTACAAGGCGGATTACGCCATAACGCTCACATTCCTCCTCGATCCGGAATTCCAGTTCCCCCCGAAGTTCGGATTCACGTACACTCCCGCCACCGCCCTGATCGGGGCGGACGGGAAGGTCGCGGCGCTGCTGTCCGGTTTCGACGACGATACGGCGAAGAAGATCAAGGAGTTCGTGAAAAAGTAGCTCTGGAAACGGGGACGGAATCGTCATCCCCTGGAATCCACCGGAAGGTTCCGGAGGCGGGGCGACCCGAACGCTCGGGCCGCCCCGCGCCGTTCCGGAGCAGAATGGGTGAATGAATGCCATTGACGTGGGCACGTATCATCTTCGGGGCGATCCTGATCCTCGCGGCGATCGCTCCGGGGTGCCGGGACGAAGTCCGTTCGGTACCGCCCGGCACTTCGGCATCCCCCGCCGTATCCACGGCTCCTTCCGTTCCGCCGTCCGTCCCCGGGCCGGAGCGGGATACCGCCGGGGAGAAGAAGCCGCGGGGCGGGCACATCCTCGAGATCGAGGGAGAGCGGTCCCTGACTCCGGACGACCTCCGGGCGATCCTGTCCCGGGAGGATCTCCGCCACAACGCGGCGTTCCGGGGGGGGAAGGTCGCCCGGGACCAGGCGGTGGAGGAATTCCTTGTGAGGAAACTCGTCCTGCTGGATGCGAAGGCCACCGGCTTCGACCGGTCGGAACCGCTGGCGACCCAGCTGGAGACGGCGCGGATGGCCTGGATCTCCAACCTGTACAAACAGAATGTGATCGACAACCTGTCCATCCCGGACCGGGACGTCGCGGGCCGCCTGCCGAGGAATTGGGAAATGCGGACCTTCGGCGAGATCACCCTCGAGACCCCGGAGGAGGCGGAGAAGATCCGCAGACGGGTGGCGGCCGGGGAGGATTTCGAATCGCTGGCGCGGGAGCACTCCATCAGCCCTTCCGCCCCGAAGGGAGGGAACCTGCGACCCGTCGACAGCCTCTCCCGCACGGTTCTTCCGGAGATCATCGACAAGGAGCTGTGGGACATGCCCGTCGGAGGGTGCACCCCCGTCTTCCCGTCCCCTCTCGGCTGGGGTCACGCCTTCGCGTGCGTGCGGAAGATCGAGCAGATCCCCGCCGCGGACCGGGAGGAGTACGCAAGGGAGATGCGGCACCGGATCCGGGGGGAGCGGAGCCGCGAGATCCTCGAGGGGCTCGACCGCACGTTCCGCAAGGAGGTGGACGAGGAAGCGATCCGGAAATTCGACAGCCTCTCCCCGGACGCGGTCCTGGGGAAGGTGAACGGCAAGCCGGTGACCCGGAGATATTTCGAAGCGTACTTCCAGGCCCGGCCGAAACTTACTCCTCCAACGACGGCGGAGGCGAGAAAATCCAACCTGGAAGGTATCCTCAGTGAATTGGGGTATTTCCAGATCGCGGAGGGGACGGGGATCGACCGGATCCCGGAGTTCCGGAAGTCGTATGCGGAATACCGGGCGGGCGAAGTGAACCAGGCGTATTACGCGCGGATGTACGCACCGATGAAGGTGACCGACGCGCAGGCGAAAGCGTTCTACGAGGAGAACCGGGAGACGATCCGCCAGCAGGCCGGAGTCGTCGCGCGGGTGATCGTGATGGAAGGCGAGAAGGAGGCGTGGGATCTCCACGGCCGCCTGGATCGGAAGGAGATCGGGTTCGAGGAGGCGGTGAAGAAGCATTCCGCCGACGCGAAGTCGAAGAAGGCGGAGGGGAAGATCGGTTTTCTTCCCGCGGACGGCCGGTCGGTCCCGGCGGCGTACAAGGCCGCCCTCGAAGTCAAGGAAGGGGCGATCTCCCCCCCGATCGACTTCAAGGGGAAATATTACATTTTCAGGGTGGACGAGCGGAAGACGGACCGCGTTCTGACGTTCGACGAGTCGAAGGCGCAGATCCGGCGCTACCTGCTCGACAAGGCGAAGAAGGACGCGTACGACGCGGACGTGAAGCGGCTCAAGGCGAAGTACCGGTACCGGATCGACGAGGAACTTCTCGCGACCGTCGCTCCCCAGGATACCGCCCACGGAAAGCCGCCTCCGGCGAAGATGCATCGGTGACCGACGACGAACGGGACGGGAGGTGCCTTTCGATGAGGAGCAAGTGGAATACGCTCGTGCCGGCGCTCCTTTTCCTTGCCGCGGTGGCGGCGGCCGCCCGGCCGGCGGCGGGGGGAGCCGCCCCTTCCCCCGCGTCGCTGATCGGCAAACCGGCGCCCGGCTTCACGGTCGCGACCGTCAAGGGGGATCGGGTCGACCTGAAGCAGACCCTCGATGAAGGGAAGGTCGTGGTCCTGAATTTCTGGGGTCTGCGGTGCGGCGCCTGTCTCGCGGAGATCCCGGTCCTGAACGCCATGCAGGAGAAGTTCGCGGGCCGAGCGAGATTCCTCGGCGTCAACGTGGACGGCGTGGACGCGAAGTTTCTCGAGAAGCAGATGGCGGCGGGGCAGATCGCGATCCGGTACGATACGGTGACCGACGCCGATTTCACCCTGATCGAACTGTACCGGATGAACGCGGCTCCGTACACGGTGGTGATCGATCCCGGCGGGACGATCCGGTACCAGCACGAGGATTACAAGCCCGGGGACGAGAAGGAACTCGAGAAGGCGATCGAAGACGCCTTCCCGCGAAAGACACAATAGAAATGGCGAGCCGGCCGGCGGTTTCCGTTTCGATCCTCCTCCTCGCCGCCGCGGCCGTCGGGATCTTTCTTCCCGCCGGCGGGGGGGCCGCCTCCGGCTCGGCCGGTTCGTCTTCCTACACCGGTTCCGAGAAGTGCGCCTCCTGCCACCAGATCCAGTACAAGGGGTGGGTGAAGACCTTCCACAGCACGGTGATCCAGGACGTAAGGAAGAATCCGTCCGCCGTCATGGCGGACATGTCCGACCCGGACCTCCCCTTCATCCACTTCGCGATCGGGGGCCACTGGGACCAGCGGTACCTGACGAAGCTCGACGACGACTACTATATCCTTCCGCGATTGTGGTCCGTGCAGAGCAAGAAGTGGCGGCCCTACAGCACCTACGGGTGGCAGAAGCGCCCCTACTCGAAATATTGCATCGGATGCCACTCGGTGGGGTTCGACCCGAAGACGAAATCGTTCGCCGAGCACTCCGTCGGCTGCGAATCGTGCCACGGGCCGGGGGAGAAACATTCCGCCCACCCCGGCAAAGAGAACATCGTGAACCCGAAGCGGCTTCCCGAGGATCGCTCCGAGGAGATCTGCGCGTCGTGCCACGTGCGCGGCAAGGACCTGTCGGGAGAATATTTCTTTCCGATCGGGTACTCCCCGGGGGGCGTCCTGTCGAAATACCTGGTCCCCCTGGAAAAGAACGAGGGGGAAAACGACAACGTCGCGATCCATCGGATCTGGGACAAGTGGAAGGCCGACCGGGAGGCGCAGGCCCGCTCCCGGTGCGAGGTGTGCGGCATCCACCAGACCGCGAAGCCGCAGGGCGCGCAGATCAGCGTCGACGCCATCTGCATGAGCTGCCATGAATACGGCGACAAGCTGTCCGCCCACACCCACCACAAGGCCGATACGCAGATTGGGTGCGGCGACTGCCACCGCCAGAAGAACCCGGACGTGAATGAAAACAAGGAAAACAACGTCCATTCCTACAGCTACTTCCTGATCCACCCGCAAGGGTGCTGGGACAAGGAGGTCCAGAACCGGTGCGGCGCCTGCCACAAGGACAAGACAGCTTCGTGGGCATATGATATCGTTTTAAAGTGGAAAAAACCGGTGATCGTCGACCATTGACCGGTTTCACGGGGGCGGGGGGATGAGCGGATCCTGGAAGGCGGCTTTCGTCTGCGTTGCGGTTTGCCTTGCGGTTGCGTTCCCGGCGGGCGCCACGGACACGGCGATGCGGCTGAAGATCGGCGACAAGGCGCCGGACTTCAGGCTCCGGGACGTGGTGACCGGGAAAACGGTCTCCCTTTCGGATTTCTCCGGGAAGAAAGTGGTCATGCTGGAGTTCTGGGCGACCTGGTGCGACATCTGCAAGCGGGAAATGCCCAGCCTCGTCAAGCTGCAGGGCGAATGGCGGCCCAAAGGTTTCGAGATCCTTTCGGTCGTCCTCCCCCCGGAGAAGGGCGTGAAGGAGATCGCCCGGGAAAAGCGGTTGAACTACGCCGTGCTGCTGGACGCCGACCTCACGGTGGCCACCAAGCTGTACGGACTCGCCGGTCCCATACCGCTCAAGGTGGTCATCGATCACAAGGGGGTGATCCGGTACTCCCACGTCGGCGACTACCCGCCGGGCGAAAACGAGCTCCCGTTCGTATTGGAAGACCTGGTGAAGGAGATGGGGAAAGGGAAGTGAGGCGTCTACCGCTCCTGGCCTGCGCCGTCGCCCTCCTGGCGGCAACTTCCGTCTTCGCCGCGGAGAAACCGGTCGAGGTCGGGCACGCGATGCCGGAGTTCTCCCTGCCGGGGCTGGAGGGGGAGCCGATCTCCTTTTACCGGTCGATCCGGGGCAAGGCCCCGCTCACCCTCTTCCTCTTCATGACGACCGCCTGCTCCGCGTGCTACGAGGAACTGAAGGAGATCCACGATTTCGTCGGGAAAAACCCGGGGAAGATCGATGCGTGGGCCGTGGCGGTGGACCTGCGGGGAGCGCAGACCGTGGGACCGTATCAGAAGGCCAACGGGTTCCGGGTGAAGTACCTGATCGACCCGAAATTCTCCCTCCCCAGGACGTTCGGCTTCAACTACACCCCGTCCCTGGCGATCGTCGACGCGAGGGGGGTCCTCCTCCACAAGAAGGGCGGGTATGCGCCGAACGAGCGCGTCCACGACCTGATCAAGACCTTCCTCAAGTAGAGGCACCCGTGGGCTGGCGCCGATTCACGCTTGCCATGCTGACCGTGGGGATTTGCGCGGCCGGTACCGCCGTGGCGTTCGGCCCCGGCGCGAAAGGGTACGCCGGCTCGGAAGCGTGCAAGGAGTGCCACGAGGAGATCTACGCCCAGTGGCGGAAGACGCCCCATGCGAACATGCTCCGGGATGCGAAGAAGAATCCGGAGGCGGTGGCGGCGAAGGATTTCTCGGGCGTTCCGTTCACGCGCGACGAGGTCCAATGGACGATCGGAAGCCACTGGATCCAGAAGTACCTCACCTTCATCGACAACGACTACTACGTTCTCCCGAAATACTGGAACCTCGTGACGGACGACTGGGAGCCGTACTCGATCTTCAACTGGCGGCAGCAGCCGTACACCGTATTCTGCGACGGGTGCCACACCACCGGATTCGATCCGGTCACCAAATCGTTCCACGAGCCGTCCATCGGGTGCGAGGCGTGCCACGGGCCGGGGGAACGGCACGCCGGGACCGCCGCGGCGCAAGACATCGTGAACCCGCTGAAGCTTTCGAAGGTGCGCCGTGACATGATCTGCGAGGCGTGCCACACCGACGGCAAGGACACGAAGACGGGGGGGCAGTTCCCGTTCCCCGCCCTGTACCGCCCCGGGGAGGACCTGACGGAATATTTCACCGATTTCTTCGCCCCGAAGCCCAAGTCGAAGAAATGGTACTGGGGAACGATGGACTACAAGGAACGCCACCGGATGTTCCTGTTCTGGCAGTCGAAGTTCTACTCGACCGCCAGGGCGTGCGACGTGTGCGGCTTCGACCGGGGAGTCACGGTCAAGGCGGAGCGGTACATGAGCCGTGACGAATATTGCGGAACGTGCCACCAGAAGATCTACAAGGTGTCTTCGCTCCACTCCCGCCACGAACCGCAGACCGCGGAGTGCGTGGATTGCCACACGCCGCAGCTGGCCCCCGGGGGGGAGCGGTACAGCATCCACGACCACAAGTTCGACTTCTCCGGTCCCCGGAACCCGTGCACCGAATGCCACGAGGAGCAGGAGGTGGCGGGGAAGAAGGCGGAGAACCACGACTTCCACCTGACGCGGATCCGGCACTCGGAGACGTTGACGTTGGAACAGGCTTGCGCGCGTTGCCACAAGGGGAAGGACATGTCGGCGGCGCTTGCGGAGTGGAAGAACGGCCAGGTGAAAGGAAAGGGGAAATAGTTGGCCGGGCCGGTCGCCCCGTCCGGAGCGGCGAAAGGTCCGTGGTGGGATCTCTCGCCGGAGCGCGCGAACCGCCTCGCTCTGGCGCTGCTTTTCCTGATCACCATCCCGATGCTGACGAAGATCTTCACCAGCGACTTCGGGACTCACCTCGCCCTCGGCAAGTTCGTCGTCCAGAAACACGAGGTCCCGTCGCGGGAGCACTGGAACTACCCGTCCCTCGGGATGGAAAACGGCAGCGGCGGCGAATGGGGCTTCCAGGCCGTCCTCTACCTCGTCCATTCGGCGGGAGGGGAGTACGCGGTCTCCGTCTTCATCTGGGCCGTCGTGATCGGGATCTTTCTTTTCCTTCATCGGGCGATCGTGCTTCGAGGGGCGCACCCCCTGGTGGCGGTCCTCGCGATCTTCGCATTCTCCGGGTTCCTGAGGATCCGGATCCAGCCGCGCCCCGAGCTCTTCACCTACCTGTTCATCGCCATGACGATCTTCCTGTTGAGCGAATACTATTTCGGCAGCCGCCGGAAACTGATCTATCTGTTTCCGCCGATGATCCTCGTGTGGGCCAACAGCCATCCGACGTACCTGATGGCGTTCGCCTTGTACGGGGCGTTCTTCGTCGACGCTCTCGCGAGGGCGGCATGGAAGCGGGAGCTTCAGTGGACGCGGCTTCGCGGGTGGATCGTTCCCCCGCTCGCCACGGGGATCGCGGGGCTGGCCCTCTGCGGGCTGAATCCGCACGGGTACGGCTGGCTCCTGGCGCCGCTCCACATGATCTCCCGGGGAAGCGGGACGGGGGCCGGTTCCATCCTGATATCCATATCGGAGCTTACCCCCGTGAAAGGGACCGGCTTCTTCGTGTATTACAAGGCGGCGCTTGCCTTCGCCGCGGTATCCCTGGCCCTCGGCGCGATCGGGCGGCGGGTTTACCTCCTGGACCTGTTCCTCTTCGCGATCGCCTTCAAAGGCGCGTGGGATTCCGCGCGCGCCGTGTCGATGATGGGGCTGTTTCTCTCGCCGGGGGCGTCGCTGCACCTGACCGGGTTCCTCGCCGTCGCCGCCGGCTGGTTCGCTCCGAAGCCGGCCGGGAAGCCGAAGGAAAGGCCGAAAGAGAAGAAGGCCCCCCGCGGCAAGCCCGCCTCTTCGCCTCCTCCACCGGAGGGGAAGGACAAGGTTTCCGACATCGCTCCGGGCTGGGTCGCCGTCACCGCCGCCATCATGATCGCCGTCGCGGGATTCGGGGGCACGACGCTGGCGTTCTCCTTCTCCCAGCTCGAGTTCGGCCTGGGGATCACGGAGCACAAATTCTCCTTCAAGGCGGCCGAGTTCCTGCGGAAGAACCCTGTCCCCGGGAAGATGTTCAACTTCTTCGACATCGGAGGATTCCTCGACTGGCAGCTCTACCCCGATCAGCTTACGTTCATCGACGGGCGGACCTATAACCCGAAAGTGTTCAACGACCATCAGATCGTTACCGGCGGGATGCCCGGCTGGCAGAAGGTCGTCGACGGGCACGGGGTCACCCACTTCGTGCTGAAATCGATGGACTCCTCGGGGTCGATTCTCC is from Deltaproteobacteria bacterium and encodes:
- a CDS encoding TlpA family protein disulfide reductase, with product MLRKVALFSCFILLAPILVAGVQAADVKVGAPMPEFSLKGEDGKVYNLESIKGKKTVFTFMQAACSACRGEVVLLNDLAKVAKDVLFLPISVDMGGAKALERYKADYAITLTFLLDPEFQFPPKFGFTYTPATALIGADGKVAALLSGFDDDTAKKIKEFVKK
- a CDS encoding TlpA family protein disulfide reductase, with product MRRLPLLACAVALLAATSVFAAEKPVEVGHAMPEFSLPGLEGEPISFYRSIRGKAPLTLFLFMTTACSACYEELKEIHDFVGKNPGKIDAWAVAVDLRGAQTVGPYQKANGFRVKYLIDPKFSLPRTFGFNYTPSLAIVDARGVLLHKKGGYAPNERVHDLIKTFLK
- a CDS encoding peptidyl-prolyl cis-trans isomerase produces the protein MTWARIIFGAILILAAIAPGCRDEVRSVPPGTSASPAVSTAPSVPPSVPGPERDTAGEKKPRGGHILEIEGERSLTPDDLRAILSREDLRHNAAFRGGKVARDQAVEEFLVRKLVLLDAKATGFDRSEPLATQLETARMAWISNLYKQNVIDNLSIPDRDVAGRLPRNWEMRTFGEITLETPEEAEKIRRRVAAGEDFESLAREHSISPSAPKGGNLRPVDSLSRTVLPEIIDKELWDMPVGGCTPVFPSPLGWGHAFACVRKIEQIPAADREEYAREMRHRIRGERSREILEGLDRTFRKEVDEEAIRKFDSLSPDAVLGKVNGKPVTRRYFEAYFQARPKLTPPTTAEARKSNLEGILSELGYFQIAEGTGIDRIPEFRKSYAEYRAGEVNQAYYARMYAPMKVTDAQAKAFYEENRETIRQQAGVVARVIVMEGEKEAWDLHGRLDRKEIGFEEAVKKHSADAKSKKAEGKIGFLPADGRSVPAAYKAALEVKEGAISPPIDFKGKYYIFRVDERKTDRVLTFDESKAQIRRYLLDKAKKDAYDADVKRLKAKYRYRIDEELLATVAPQDTAHGKPPPAKMHR
- a CDS encoding TlpA family protein disulfide reductase → MSGSWKAAFVCVAVCLAVAFPAGATDTAMRLKIGDKAPDFRLRDVVTGKTVSLSDFSGKKVVMLEFWATWCDICKREMPSLVKLQGEWRPKGFEILSVVLPPEKGVKEIAREKRLNYAVLLDADLTVATKLYGLAGPIPLKVVIDHKGVIRYSHVGDYPPGENELPFVLEDLVKEMGKGK
- a CDS encoding TlpA family protein disulfide reductase, producing the protein MRSKWNTLVPALLFLAAVAAAARPAAGGAAPSPASLIGKPAPGFTVATVKGDRVDLKQTLDEGKVVVLNFWGLRCGACLAEIPVLNAMQEKFAGRARFLGVNVDGVDAKFLEKQMAAGQIAIRYDTVTDADFTLIELYRMNAAPYTVVIDPGGTIRYQHEDYKPGDEKELEKAIEDAFPRKTQ